From Toxorhynchites rutilus septentrionalis strain SRP chromosome 2, ASM2978413v1, whole genome shotgun sequence, a single genomic window includes:
- the LOC129766401 gene encoding uncharacterized protein LOC129766401, with amino-acid sequence MSIKHSPVKKVNRPSLETSLQDEDSFAGFSTQEIGSNTKAKKGYLSLLRQREQVNQKLVRVQYSLLAAQGQVSLAQLKTYMKNIDAAYSEFSDFHSRVMASIDEEYVPAQEEIYTNFEERFNEVSTTIEEMMMAYSTDRTTQGVVQQRVPLPPQIIVQQQALRAPLPTFDGQYRNWPKFKAMFLDLMDASRDSDAVKLYHLEKCLIGDAKNVIDAATIRDGNYEHAWRQREIRQQAADR; translated from the coding sequence ATGTCCATCAAGCATTCTCCGGTGAAAAAGGTCAACCGACCATCACTGGAAACATCACTCCAAGATGAAGACTCGTTCGCAGGATTTTCTACCCAGGAAATCGGATCTAACACCAAGGCAAAGAAAGGTTATCTTTCGCTTCTTCGTCAGCGTGAGCAGGTGAACCAAAAATTGGTCCGTGTGCAGTATTCCCTATTGGCTGCACAGGGCCAAGTTAGTTTAGCCCAGTTAAAGACATACATGAAGAACATCGACGCAGCCTACTCCGAATTCAGCGACTTCCATAGCAGAGTAATGGCGTCGATTGACGAGGAGTATGTTCCAGCTCAGGAAGAAATCTATACCAACTTCGAAGAACGTTTCAACGAGGTTTCGACGACCATCGAAGAAATGATGATGGCCTACTCTACTGATCGTACCACTCAGGGTGTTGTACAACAAAGAGTCCCACTTCCACCACAGATAATCGTCCAGCAACAAGCGCTGCGAGCCCCCTTGCCAACGTTCGACGGCCAGTATCGAAATTGGCCCAAGTTTAAGGCGATGTTTCTGGACCTGATGGACGCTTCTCGTGACTCCGACGCAGTGAAGCTGTACCATCTGGAGAAGTGCTTGATCGGTGATGCGAAGAATGTAATAGACGCTGCTACCATCCGAGACGGCAACTACGAACATGCGTGGCGTCAAAGAGAGATACGACAACAAGCGGCTGATCGTTGA